In one Curtobacterium citreum genomic region, the following are encoded:
- a CDS encoding ImmA/IrrE family metallo-endopeptidase: MTGPTGHGEASASVQAFWTRGEREGWSDIDQAVAAAADHVGKPIVVREESFLSEEPVCGFVATLEHQHLVMISPTASETFRAFVIGHELGHVLHRHQEHAPQSAYVRDVIPDVPEYKVERALARGMFTNDYEHQAELFADQLAGLIRRHRGRPSAFRGVFG, encoded by the coding sequence ATGACCGGGCCAACCGGCCACGGCGAGGCGTCCGCCTCGGTACAGGCGTTCTGGACGAGGGGGGAGCGCGAGGGCTGGTCGGACATCGACCAGGCCGTCGCCGCAGCCGCGGACCACGTCGGCAAGCCGATCGTCGTGCGCGAGGAGTCGTTCCTCAGCGAGGAGCCCGTCTGTGGCTTCGTCGCGACGCTCGAGCACCAGCACCTCGTGATGATCTCGCCCACCGCGTCCGAGACCTTCCGGGCGTTCGTCATCGGCCACGAGCTCGGACACGTGCTGCACCGCCACCAGGAGCACGCGCCGCAGTCCGCCTACGTCCGCGACGTCATCCCCGACGTGCCGGAGTACAAGGTCGAACGCGCCCTCGCGCGCGGCATGTTCACGAATGACTACGAGCACCAGGCCGAGCTCTTCGCCGACCAGCTCGCGGGTCTCATCCGACGGCACCGCGGCCGGCCGAGTGCCTTCCGCGGGGTCTTCGGGTGA